CCGAAGCAGAGGTTCTGGAGCAGGACAAATATGTGAGCAATACATTGAATGTTCCGGTACAATCCGGCGATCAGCTGGTTATTTATAAGTTTGCTGCGAATGTTACCTCCCGCAATTACGGGCTGGGACAGCTCGTGGATGCCGCATCGGCTGCACTTCAGAGTGCGCGGGAGGCGGGGTTTGTGGCGCTTTTAGCGGAACAGGCTGCGGCTTGGGGTGACAAGTGGAAGGAAAGCGACATTATTATTGAAGGCGATGTGTCGGCGCAGCAGGCGATCCGGTTCAATATTTTCCAGCTGAATCAGACCTATACGGGCGAGGATGACCGGCTCAACATCGGACCGAAGGGCTTCACCGGGGAAAAATACGGCGGCAGCACCTACTGGGATACGGAAGCTTATTGTGTGCCGTTCTATCTCAGTACCGCCGACTCCGCAATTGCCCGCAATCTGCTGATCTACCGCTACAAGCATCTGGAGAAGGCCAAGGAGAATGCCCGCAAGCTCGGCTACCGCAAAGGCGCGCTCTACCCGATGGTCACGATGAACGGTGAGGAGTGCCACAATGAGTGGGAAATTACGTTCGAGGAGATTCACCGCAACGGTGCGATTGCTTATGCCATCTATAACTATGTGAATTATACCGGCGATAAGGCTTATCTGGGCCAATACGGCCTGGAGGTGCTGGTGGAGATTGCGCGCTTCTGGGAGGAGCGTGTGAACTATGTGGCGCATAAGGATAAATACGTGATGCTGGGCGTCACCGGCCCGAATGAATACGAGAATAACGTCAATAACAACTGGTACACGAACCGGATGGCAGCCTGGACGATGGAATACACGCTTGAGGCTCTGGCCTATGTGCAGGAGAATGAGGGTTCTCGCTACGCTGAGCTGGCTGATAAGCTGGAGCTGCTGGAGAGCGAAACGGCCAAGTGGAGTGAGATTATCGCCAAAATGTACTATCCGGCTGACGAAGAACGCGGAATTTTCCTCCAGCAGGACGGCTTCCTCGACAAGGAGATCATCCAGGTCAAGGATGTGCTGCCGGAGAACCTGCCGCTGAACCAGAAATGGTCATGGGACCGGATTCTGCGCTCCTGCTTCATCAAGCAGGCAGATGTGCTTCAGGGACTCTACTTCCTAGGCGACCGATATGATCTGGAGACTAAGAAGCGCAACTTCGACTTTTACGAACCGATCACCGTGCATGAGTCCTCCCTCTCCCCTTGTATCCATGCCATTCTGGCCTGTGAGCTGGGCTACAAGGAGAAGGCGTATGAGATGTACCTGCGGACCTCACGCTTGGATCTCGACAATTACAATAACGATACGGAGGACGGCTGCCATACAACCAGCATGGCGGGTACGTGGATGTCGGTTGTTCACGGCTTCGGCGGACTTCGCGTGCTGAATGACCGGCTGGTTCTGAACCCGTCTAACCCGGGACACTGGACCTCTTATTCCTTCAAAATCATGTTCCGCGGCTCGCGGCTAAAAGTGACCGTGACCGATGCACAGGTTACTGTCAGCAACGAAACCGAGGTTCCAGCCTCCCTCACCATTCACGGCAAGGAGTATACGGTGAACGGACTGGGTACCGTCAGTGCCGGGGGCGCTTCTGTTACGGTGTAATCTTATCAGCCCCGAAGATATTTAGCTTCTTCGGGGCTTTTTCAATAAGAGATCTACTAGATCTCCCAAATCATCAATAACAGCATCCGCTTCCGACGCTGTGACAAACTGTTCATTCCGTTTCCAGACAGTCTTCATTCCTGCTTCGCGGCCGGATCTGGCTTGCGGGTTCCCTCCCATTCGGAGATAAGCACCTCATCGAATAAATGCCCGATGTTCAGCGCCTTGAAATTATCGTATTGAAATTGGCCGTAACCGTTCGAGATTAACGCAAAACCTAATATACCATGGTAAAGGAGCTACATTAATGAAAAGAACCTTTTGGAAAGAAGCCGTAGTCTACCAGATCTACCCGCGCAGCTTCCAGGACAGCAACGGAGACGGTATCGGCGACCTGCAGGGCATCCTCTCCCGGCTGGATTATCTGCAGCAGCTGGGCGTTACTGTCGTCTGGCTGTCACCGGTCTACAAATCACCAAACGATGACAACGGTTACGATATTAGTGATTACGAGGATATTATGGATGAGTTC
The sequence above is a segment of the Paenibacillus sp. FSL R7-0204 genome. Coding sequences within it:
- a CDS encoding glycoside hydrolase family 65 protein, which encodes MKQYLTINEWSIIEESFDPQTQEISESVFSIGNGYMGGRANFEEQYSGPSLQGSYMAGVYYPDKTRVGWWKNGYPEYFAKVLNSTNWIGINIELDGTPLDLAACTVTEFRRVLNMKEGTLSRSFTATTQDGKEVKVESIRIVSMVRHEIGAIRYSLTPLNFAGNITVTPYLDGDIKNKDANYDEKFWNEVEKKAGPEGGHLTLKTKKLDFHVTSAYVFDILLNGEPVAAEAEVLEQDKYVSNTLNVPVQSGDQLVIYKFAANVTSRNYGLGQLVDAASAALQSAREAGFVALLAEQAAAWGDKWKESDIIIEGDVSAQQAIRFNIFQLNQTYTGEDDRLNIGPKGFTGEKYGGSTYWDTEAYCVPFYLSTADSAIARNLLIYRYKHLEKAKENARKLGYRKGALYPMVTMNGEECHNEWEITFEEIHRNGAIAYAIYNYVNYTGDKAYLGQYGLEVLVEIARFWEERVNYVAHKDKYVMLGVTGPNEYENNVNNNWYTNRMAAWTMEYTLEALAYVQENEGSRYAELADKLELLESETAKWSEIIAKMYYPADEERGIFLQQDGFLDKEIIQVKDVLPENLPLNQKWSWDRILRSCFIKQADVLQGLYFLGDRYDLETKKRNFDFYEPITVHESSLSPCIHAILACELGYKEKAYEMYLRTSRLDLDNYNNDTEDGCHTTSMAGTWMSVVHGFGGLRVLNDRLVLNPSNPGHWTSYSFKIMFRGSRLKVTVTDAQVTVSNETEVPASLTIHGKEYTVNGLGTVSAGGASVTV